The following coding sequences are from one Lolium rigidum isolate FL_2022 chromosome 6, APGP_CSIRO_Lrig_0.1, whole genome shotgun sequence window:
- the LOC124662496 gene encoding uncharacterized protein LOC124662496, whose amino-acid sequence MRALVPGLVLGWFLWREDVPATPPDFVHAPRSVLGPGRPFLGSFVPGAAGLFDRAVPLASNRGLLLVRYVPRGGDPHMDGTEPTVDHLAVCNLLSGTCDLLPPLQCGQFSNYFDTSAYAVLTGADCCPRSGHPPCPPAKKPLFTVLIIGISRDGMRYDLHTFSSGEPSWSAPTKCFNPIEHRIFGPIMQRDAVVRRGTVHWLLWDMVNFHALNVDAITGRVSLHMLPAPRPQDLVRCMYDNPRLSVAADGTTLSSLCLFREDLTVEIWIWRDDDDDGQRGHWRRDRVLELRRPKQKQIDGPLCMCMGERSGTMLIRADGRCIYLADLESGVLEEVTDQFSGIC is encoded by the exons ATGAGAGCACTTG TCCCAGGATTAGTCCTAGGATGGTTTTTGTGGCGAGAGGACGTTCCCGCTACTCCGCCGGACTTCGTGCACGCGCCGCGATCCGTCCTCGGCCCCGGCCGTCCCTTCCTCGGCTCCTTCGTCCCCGGCGCCGCCGGGCTCTTCGACCGCGCCGTGCCGCTCGCCTCGAaccgcggcctcctcctcgtgcgCTACGTCCCACGCGGCGGCGACCCTCACATGGACGGCACGGAGCCGACCGTCGACCACCTCGCTGTCTGCAACCTGCTCTCCGGCACGTGCGACCTGCTCCCGCCGCTGCAGTGCGGCCAGTTCTCCAACTACTTCGACACAAGCGCCTACGCCGTTCTAACCGGCGCAGACTGCTGCCCGAGGAGTGGCCATCCGCCGTGCCCACCGGCGAAGAAACCCCTTTTCACGGTGCTAATCATCGGCATCAGCCGGGACGGCATGCGGTACGACCTCCACACGTTCTCGTCCGGCGAGCCGAGCTGGAGCGCGCCCACCAAGTGCTTCAACCCGATAGAGCACCGCATCTTCGGACCGATCATGCAGCGCGACGCCGTCGTGCGCCGCGGCACGGTGCACTGGCTGCTCTGGGACATGGTCAACTTCCACGCCCTCAACGTGGACGCCATCACCGGACGCGTCTCCTTGCACATGCTCCCGGCTCCACGGCCGCAAGACCTCGTCCGCTGCATGTATGACAACCCACGGCTGAGCGTTGCCGCTGACGGGACGACGCTATCGTCCCTTTGTTTGTTCCGGGAAGACCTCACAGTGGAGATCTGGATATGgcgagatgacgacgacgacggacAGAGGGGTCACTGGCGCCGGGATAGGGTGCTGGAGCTGCGACGGCCCAAGCAGAAGCAGATCGACGGACCCTTGTGCATGTGTATGGGAGAGAGGAGCGGCACGATGCTCATCAGGGCCGACGGCCGGTGCATATACCTCGCGGATCTTGAGAGCGGTGTGCTGGAGGAGGTGACCGATCAGTTCTCTggcatttgctga